In Brachyhypopomus gauderio isolate BG-103 chromosome 11, BGAUD_0.2, whole genome shotgun sequence, a single genomic region encodes these proteins:
- the lbx2 gene encoding transcription factor LBX2 produces the protein MGLSRKSWTQTRGLRLGTAMTSSKDMKTGSVLQSSGEERRRGPLDHLPPPANSNKPLTPFSIEDILNKPSVKKSVANLCPPRSLEKVTGSSAVRNGLTTPSSPLCALEELASKTFKGLEVSVIQAAEGREHLNAFGQRQASKKRRKSRTAFTNHQIYELEKRFLYQKYLSPADRDQIAQQLGLTNAQVITWFQNRRAKLKRDLEEMKADVESLKKIPPQALQKLVAMEDVDDPQGGSGPISPSISPSSHGHRAFPQSPPSSRGQTTDEFSEEDEEIEVDD, from the exons ATGGGGCTCTCCAGAAAAAGTTGGACTCAAACAAGGGGACTACGTTTGGG GACTGCGATGACCTCCAGtaaagacatgaagacaggctCGGTTCTGCAGTCCAGCGGCGAGGAGAGGAGACGGGGTCCTTTAGACCATCTCCCACCCCCAGCCAACTCCAACAAGCCTCTCACTCCGTTCAGCATTGAGGATATTTTAAACAAACCCTCCGTAAAGAAGTCGGTGGCTAATCTCTGCCCACCGCGGTCGCTGGAGAAAGTGACCGGGTCGAGTGCGGTTCGGAACGGTCTCACCACTCCCTCATCGCCCTTGTGCGCTCTGGAGGAGCTAGCGAGTAAAACATTTAAAGGTCTTGAAGTCAGCGTTATACAAGCAGCAGAag GTCGCGAACACTTGAACGCCTTCGGCCAAAGACAGGCCTCCAAAAAGAGGCGAAAGTCCCGCACCGCTTTCACTAACCATCAGATCTACGAACTGGAAAAACGCTTTTTGTACCAGAAGTATCTGTCACCAGCTGACAGAGATCAAATAGCACAGCAGCTCGGTCTGACCAACGCGCAGGTCATCACCTGGTTCCAGAACCGACGAGCCAAACTCAAGAGAGACTTGGAAGAGATGAAGGCAGACGTCGAGTCCCTCAAGAAAATCCCCCCGCAGGCTTTGCAGAAACTGGTAGCCATGGAAGACGTGGACGATCCTCAGGGCGGCTCGGGGCCAATCTCGCCCAGTATATCTCCATCTTCACACGGCCACAGGGCCTTTCCTCAGTCGCCGCCCTCTTCCAGAGGCCAAACCACAGACGAATTCTCTGAAGAGGATGAAGAAATTGAAGTGGACGATTGA